A region of Trachemys scripta elegans isolate TJP31775 chromosome 24, CAS_Tse_1.0, whole genome shotgun sequence DNA encodes the following proteins:
- the ANKRD35 gene encoding ankyrin repeat domain-containing protein 35, with translation MKKMFSCSTSQVAVESWNKHDQKLFEAVEKGDVGRVAVLASRKTARPTKLNALGQSAFHLAASKGLTECLTILLSHGAEVNEKNDDGSTALHLATIACQPQCVKVLLQHGANEDCVDGENRTPLHWAASSGCASSVLLLCDQEAFLDVTDNNGRTPLMIAAVGNHPTICCQLLQRGASGDLTDKDQKTALILACESSSVESAELLVSSGVDLSVVDRMGHDALHYALQSQSRPLRRLLRSALKKRKRRGESNWQILCHSKSFHQDRTTSVTQPEVRGLLQGRVGQDLGHVTAVVIGDDPLPTLLAEFLLVQSWDIQKAGAAGGQGSSPLCATESFKISSSVFIFPLAEHGPGRQTGVTAQVTAEPLERSSSSTTLQSEVGGDADGDEEDLDAEEWRCRYEDEQTKVLQLEEQLVRKAKECDALVEGCKVMKERIWDQVQEISQLLPERADEGRRVLSRRYSRDTTEEDYYLNLLAEQVQELKKRQQEAGRGGSQNVAVKEERIQWPGEEEEEEKRHHQEELQRLQAEVATALEGKESATKRVVEIEGHLENMRAVIAVYEAKKRAHGEALEQLQARVAELDGDNQRLRGLLGKQQGESQKAGRQEVDQRGPRAALHAELGQILSWMRETADRAQEEKAAVLAENEALKREAEEALGGKFHLEAVPSEAIRKSVASWEKMVMGLERALAKMDEANSSLLEKARPLQEAISAPQSKQESGVLVNGMVASQLQELRNGLEQHEEESNVFRDEAESPLRQPQSPEELEKGRMEKNPLQDGPHGQLRPRLRNDSVETKGQARRRSSDLEKEVSDLRQNNGNLMNELAQLGQEREKLQDELQRLWQHQKEGSPQGEAQSLVEELRQRVAALSRELSAEKEETKKLRLRLETQKREMVVLRDSFLKQMMGEANSVGSQSLSTCILEELHWKLDNLVKKHNEALQLVSEIEEESQVLVGDQAPAVQCEAIDASVGGEKSPQNHGVQALGQEAPETLEIVGGELVLEPWRWVNELERDLWELKEELEAAQATLGGESHDVTKLKQMLDRLPVKVAELCSEEEETLRMHEKAWSSLALQTQALEEELRALQEKHEEVRGKSAQREEALAAEKHKNKDLLAKMAEQEKEAGELRGKSEQLERTIQKLNKKVEELSRTCQDKEGKIKKLLKETEKLSAEILALRSESARLQLQLEVKEKNHQEIVTIYRTHLLNAAQGFMDEEVHSMLLRILRAKEE, from the exons GTCGAGAGCTGGAACAAACACGACCAGAAGCTTTTCGAAGCCGTCGAGAAGGGGGACGTGGGCCGAGTTGCCGTCCTGGCTTCCAGAAAGACCGCGAGACCCACCAAGCTCAACGCCCTTGGCCAATCTGC GTTCCATCTGGCAGCTTCCAAAGGGCTCACCGAATGCCTGACCATCCTGCTGTCTCATGGGGCCGAAGTCAATGAGAAGAATGACGACG GCAGCACAGCGTTGCACCTGGCCACCATCGCCTGCCAGCCCCAGTGCGTGAAGGTTCTGCTGCAG CACGGTGCCAACGAGGACTGCGTGGATGGGGAGAACCGCACCCCCCTACACTGGGCCG CCTCGTCAGGGTGTGCATCCAGCGTCTTGCTCCTGTGCGACCAGGAGGCCTTCCTGGATGTCACCGATAAC AACGGACGCACGCCCCTGATGATAGCGGCCGTGGGGAACCAccccaccatctgctgccagctgctccagagaggggccAGCGGCGACCTCACCGACAAGGACCAGAA GACTGCTCTGATCCTGGCCTGTGAGAGCTCCAGTGTGGAGTCCGCCGAGCTGCTGGTAAGCAGCGGGGTGGACCTCAGCGTGGTGGACAGGATGGGTCACGACGCCCTGCACTACGCCCTGCAGTCCCAGAGCCGCCCGCTGAGGAGGCTGCTGCGAAGTGccctgaagaagaggaagagaagaggtgag AGTAACTGGCAGATCCTCTGTCACTCGAAGTCTTTCCATCAAGATCGGACCACGTCAGTAACGCAGCCAGAGGTCCGGGGCCTGTTACAGGGGCGGGTGGGCCAGG ACCTTGGCCACGTCACAGCTGTTGTCATTGGGGATGATCCGTTACCCACCTTACTAGCTGAATTCCTGCTTGTGCAGAGCTGGGATATCCAGAAGGCAGGGGCTGCCGGGGGGCAAGGCAGCTCGCCACTCTGCGCTACGGAGAGCTTTAAAATTTCatccagtgtttttatttttcccctggcAGAGCACGGACCCGGCCGTCAAACAGGAGTCACTGCACAG GTGACCGCCGAACCACTGgagcgcagcagcagcagcacaacctTGCAGAGTGAGGTAGGCGGAGACGCCGATGGGGATGAAGAGGATCTCGACGCCGAGGAGTGGAGGTGTCGGTACGAAGACGAGCAGACGAAGGTCCTGCAGTTGGAGGAGCAGCTAGTGAGGAAGGCGAAGGAGTGTGATGCCCTGGTGGAAGGGTGCAAGGTGATGAAGGAGAGGATCTGGGACCAGGTGCAGGAGATAAGCCAGCTGTTGCCGGAGAGGGCAGATGAGGGCCGGCGGGTGCTGAGCCGCCGATACAGCCGGGACACCACAGAAGAGGACTATTACCTGAACCTTTTGGCTGAACAAGTGCAAGAGCTGAAGAAGAGACAGcaagaggcagggagaggaggaagccAGAACGTAGCAGTGAAGGAAGAGAGGATACAGTGgccgggggaggaggaagaggaggagaagagacacCATCAGGAGGAGCTGCAGCGGCTCCAGGCCGAAGTGGCCACGGccctggaggggaaggagagtgcgACGAAGAGGGTGGTGGAGATCGAAGGCCATCTGGAGAACATGAGGGCGGTGATCGCCGTCTACGAGGCCAAGAAGCGGGCCCACGGCGAGGCACTGGAGCAGCTGCAAGCGCGTGTCGCTGAGCTCGATGGCGACAACCAACGGCTACGCGGGCTGCTGGGAAAGCAGCAGGGAGAAAGCCAGAAGGCGGGAAGGCAGGAGGTGGATCAGAGAGGGCCCAGAGCCGCTCTCCATGCTGAGCTAGGCCAGATCCTGTCATGGATGAGGGAGACAGCTGACAGAGCACAGGAGGAGAAGGCCGCGGTCCTCGCTGAAAACGAGGCTCTGaagagggaagcagaggaggcCCTTGGGGGCAAATTTCACCTCGAGGCGGTGCCATCAGAAGCCATCAGGAAGAGCGTGGCCTCTTGGGAGAAGATGGTGATGGGCTTAGAACGTGCTCTGGCCAAGATGGATGAGGCCAACTCCAGCCTCCTGGAGAAAGCCAGGCCTCTTCAGGAAGCCATCTCAGCCCCTCAGAGCAAGCAGGAATCAGGGGTCTTGGTAAACGGCATGGTGGCttcccagctccaggagctgAGAAATGGCCTGGAGCAGCATGAGGAGGAGAGCAATGTCTTTAGAGATGAGGCTGAGTCTCCACTGAGGCAACCTCAATCCCcggaggagctggagaagggcagGATGGAAAAGAACCCGCTCCAAGATGGCCCCCATGGGCAACTCAGACCTAGGCTGAGGAATGATTCTGTGGAAACCAAGGGCCAGGCCAGGAGGAGAAGCTCTGACCTAGAGAAAGAGGTGTCGGACCTCAGACAGAACAACGGCAACCTCATGAACGAGCTGGCCCAGTTGGGCCAGGAGAGGGAGAAGCTACAAGATGAGCTCCAGCGTCTCTGGCAGCACCAGAAGGAGGGGTCCCCCCAAGGAGAGGCGCAGAGCCTGGTggaggagctgaggcagagagtgGCCGCCTTGTCCCGGGAGCTGTCAGCCGAGAAGGAAGAGACCAAGAAGCTGAGGCTAAGGCTAGAGACCCAGAAGAGGGAGATGGTGGTGCTGAGGGACAGTTTCCTCAAGCAGATGATGGGAGAGGCCAACAGCGTGGGAAGCCAGAGTCTCAGCACCTGCATCTTGGAGGAGCTGCACTGGAAACTGGACAACCTGGTGAAGAAGCATAATGAGGCCCTGCAGCTGGTGTCGGAGATAGAAGAGGAGAGCCAGGTGCTTGTGGGCGACCAGGCTCCTGCCGTGCAGTGCGAGGCTATCGATGCCTCCGTTGGGGGCGAGAAAAGCCCTCAAAACCACGGTGTCCAGGCCCTCGGTCAGGAAGCGCCCGAGACCTTAGAGATCGTTGGCGGAGAGCTGGTGCTTGAACCCTGGCGTTGGGTGAACGAGCTGGAGAGAGATCTGTGGGAGCTGAAGGAGGAGCTAGAGGCAGCTCAGGCCACCCTGGGCGGTGAAAGCCACGACGTGACCAAGCTGAAGCAGATGCTCGACCGACTGCCCGTGAAGGTGGCAGAGTTGTGctcggaggaggaggagacccTGCGGATGCACGAGAAGGCCTGGAGCTCCCTGGCGCTCCAGACTCAGGCTCTGGAAGAGGAGTTGCGAGCCCTTCAGGAGAAGCATGAGGAGGTGAGGGGGAAGTCCGCCCAGCGGGAAGAGGCCCTGGCCGCAGAGAAGCATAAGAACAAGGACCTGCTGGCCAAGATGGCGGAGCAGGAGAAGGAAGCAGGAGAGCTGAGGGGGAAGTcggagcagctggagagaacCATCCAGAAGCTGAACAAGAAGGTGGAGGAGCTCTCCAGGACCTGCCAGGACAAAGAAGGGAAG ATTAAAAAGCTGCTGAAGGAGACGGAGAAGCTTTCGGCAGAGATCTTGGCCCTGCGCAGCGAGAGTGCTCGTCTCCAGCTGCAGCTAGAG GTTAAGGAAAAAAATCACCAGGAGATTGTTACTATCTACAGAACTCATCTGCTCAATGCAGCCCAG GGGTTCATGGATGAAGAAGTTCACTCGATGCTGCTCCGAATCCTGAGGGCGAAGGAGGAATGA